TGGGCCATTAGCTCAACCGGTAGAGCAGGGGACTCTTAATCCCAAGGTTGTAGGTTCGAGTCCTACATGGCCCACCACCCATCCCCCCTTCACCAACCGGAATCGTGAGCGAAGGCGCCAGGATCACGGCGCCTTCGCCGCCTCTTTGCGCAAGCGGCGGCTTCGGTCGCACATCGGTGGGTCCATCCGGCGAGCCCCGGTCCACGCCTCCGGTCCCGCCCGCCGTCCCGAGGGCGCATCGGCTTGCGGCAGGCGCCCCGCCCGTTCTAAAATGAGAGGCCTATGACGGGGTTGAGCCCATGAAGTCGGCATGGAATCTGCTCTGGAGGTACACACTCGGGGCGGCCGTGTCGGTTCTTCTTTCGCTCCTGCTCCTGCTCGGTTTCTTCCGGCCCTTTCGAGTGTCCGGTCAGAGCATGGCGCCCACCCTCGGAGACCGGGACCTGATCCTCGTGGACCGTTGGGCCTTTCGCCTGGGGGGGCCCCAGCGAGGCGACCTCGTCATTCTGACGGACCCTTCCGGAAGCGGGTTCCTCGTCAAGCGCGTGGCCGGGCTTCCGGGGGATCACCCCGAGGCGCTTCCCGCCTCCGCCGGGGGAGTCCCCGACGGATTCCTCTATTGCGTCGGAGACAATGCCGCGGAAAGCCTGGACAGCCGGCACCTGGGGCCATTTCCCATGGACCGGGTTTATGGGCGGGTTCTCGTCCGCATTCCGGAGCGCCATGCCGCCCGCGTCACCACAGGGGGCCTCGCCCAGGCCATCGGGCCCGCGGCCCCTCGGAAAGAGCCGCCATGAGCCTCGGAGCTGTTCCCCTCCAAGGCGACTACTCCCAGCTCGGCCTCCCCGAGATCCTGGACTTTCTCAAGACCACCGGGAAGACCGGCGTCCTCCTCGTCCGGAACGGGACCGTGACGAAGACCCTTCACTTCAAGAACGGCGTCGTCACCTTCGCCACCTCCAATGTGCCCGAAGAACGCTTCGGGGACATGCTCCTGCGCCAAGGCCGGATCAGCCAGGCCCAATTCGACGAGGCCAGCCGCCACGTGACCCGAGGCAAGCGGCTGGGCAAGATTCTCGTGGAAATGAAAGCGCTCACCCCCAAGGACCTCTGGAACGAGGTCCGGCGCCAGGTGCAGGAGATCGCCTTTTCCATCCTCCGTTGGGATTCGGGGTCGTTCCAGTTTTTCGAAGGGGAGGAGAAGGCGGGCGAGAACATCACGACGGCCATTTCCGTCCCGGAGCTTCTCCTGGAAGGTCTCCGACGCATCGAGGACCCGGCTCTTTTCGAACGCTACATGCCCAACAAGGACGTGGTCTTCGAGCGGGTGCTTCCGGCCCACCGCCCCCAGGGCCTCCACTTCGAGGAATACGAGAAGCACGTCTTCCGCCTGGTGGACGGGGCACGCAGCGTCCAGGAAGTGTGCGACCTGAGCGAAATCGGGGAGTTCGAGACGCTCAAGACACTGTATATCTTCTTCTCCATCGGGTTCCTCCACGTCAAGGGCCGGAAGGACCGGTTCGAGGAGGAGCGCCGCGAGTTGAAAGAACTGGGCGGCCTCATCCGCAATTACAACGAAATGTTCTCCTTCCTGTACCACTACCTTCTGCGTGAAGTCGGGCCCATCGCGGAGAACATCCTGGAGAAGTACCTCGGACGCCTCAAGACCGTTCAACCGGAGGTTTTCGGGAGAGTCACCATCCGGAGCAACGGATCCCTCTCCGAGGAACGGCTGATCGAGAACCTGCGGGCCCTTCAAGGGGATCGCCAGGCCCTCCTGGTGCAGTCCCTCAACGAGTTCCTCTACAGCGTGCTCCTGGCCATTCGAAGGACCCTCGGGCCGGACCACGAGACCCGGGTCCTGGAGACCCTCCGCCACACGCGAAAAGACCTTTTCCGTGAGCCCTCCTGACGGCGCCCTCTTCCCGGAGGGCCCTCTCCTCGCCTTCGTCGGTCCCACCGCCACGGGCAAGACCCGCCTGGCGGTGGAAGCGGCGCTCCTCCTCGGGGGAGAGATCGTCTCCTGCGATTCGATGGCCGTGTACAAGGGCTTCGACATCGGGACGGACAAGCCCTCCCCAGCGGAGCGCCGGGGGGTCCCCCACCACCTCATCGACGTCGCCGAGCCGGGGAGCTTCTACTCCGCGGGCTCGTTCCGGGCGGACGCGCTGAAGGCCCTTTTGGACATCTGGTCCCGGGGGCGGACGGCCATCCTCGTGGGTGGAACGGGCCTCTACTACCGGTCCCTAACGCGCGGGCTCGTCTCCGCGCCAGGACGGCACGGAGAAATAAGGGAAAGGCTCAGCCGCCGCGCCCTGGCGCGGGGCCCCGAAGGACTGCACCGGATCCTTTCCCGGCTGGACCCCGACCGCGCCCGCGAGGTGGGCCCCCGCGACACCCTGCGGATCGTACGGGCGCTCGAGGTGCGACTGCTGACCGGGAGGCCCTTTTCCAGGTGGATCCGGCAGGACCCGGCCCAAAAAGGAGTCACCCCGGGGCTCACGGTGGGTTTGACGGCACCCAAGCCCTTCCTCTACCATAGAATCGAGCGCCGGGTCGAGGAGATGATGGCCGCGGGCCTGCTGGATGAAGTCCGGCGGCTGAGGGAAGCGGGCCACCTTTCCGGACCCGCCTCCAAGGCCATCGGCTACGGGGAATTGGCGTCCTTCCTCGAAGGTTCCTTGGACCTGGAGGAGGCGGTCCGGCGAATCAAGCAGCGGACCCGGAACCTGGCCAAGCGCCAGCAAGCGTGGTTCAAGAAAGAAGAAGGAATTCATTGGTTCGATATCCAAGAGGAGGAATGGCGCGATGATGCCCTCGAACTCATCCAGAGATGGCGCGAAAAAGCCGGCGCCCAACCGTGAAATCAACATCCAGAACCAGATCCTCAATTTCGTCCGCAAGGATCGTTCCCTCATCACGATCTTCCTCGTCAGCGGGAAGAAGTTCGTCGGTCAGGTCCTTGGCTTCGACCGCTACACGATCCACATCCGCGGGCGCGACTACGACCAGATCGTCTTCAAGCACGCCATCACCAACGTGTCGGTTCCCCGCCACGTGATGCAGAAGATGACCGGTGGAGAGGGCGACGAGCCCATGGACGGGGCCCTTCCCTCCTCGGAGGGGGAGGACCCGATTCCCGAGGACGACGAGTCCCAATGAACCGCATGGGGAAGGGGGGCCGGGCGGCCCCCCTTCCCGCCTTGCGCGGGCCGGCCCTCGTCCCGGCCGCTTGGGGTGAGCGTTGGACCAGACGGAACTGCTGAAACGGATCACCTGCTTCAGCGGGCTGGATGAAGCCCATCTGGAGGAGGTTCTCCGCTTTTCGGAACGTCGCACCTTCAGCCGCGGGGAAGTCCTGTTCGAGTTGGGCGATCCGGGCGAGGCGCTTTACATCCTCCTCTCGGGGCGGGTCAAGTGTTACATCAACGGCAAGGACGGACGTCAGGTGACGCTCGCAT
This Acidobacteriota bacterium DNA region includes the following protein-coding sequences:
- the lepB gene encoding signal peptidase I; this encodes MKSAWNLLWRYTLGAAVSVLLSLLLLLGFFRPFRVSGQSMAPTLGDRDLILVDRWAFRLGGPQRGDLVILTDPSGSGFLVKRVAGLPGDHPEALPASAGGVPDGFLYCVGDNAAESLDSRHLGPFPMDRVYGRVLVRIPERHAARVTTGGLAQAIGPAAPRKEPP
- a CDS encoding DUF4388 domain-containing protein; this encodes MSLGAVPLQGDYSQLGLPEILDFLKTTGKTGVLLVRNGTVTKTLHFKNGVVTFATSNVPEERFGDMLLRQGRISQAQFDEASRHVTRGKRLGKILVEMKALTPKDLWNEVRRQVQEIAFSILRWDSGSFQFFEGEEKAGENITTAISVPELLLEGLRRIEDPALFERYMPNKDVVFERVLPAHRPQGLHFEEYEKHVFRLVDGARSVQEVCDLSEIGEFETLKTLYIFFSIGFLHVKGRKDRFEEERRELKELGGLIRNYNEMFSFLYHYLLREVGPIAENILEKYLGRLKTVQPEVFGRVTIRSNGSLSEERLIENLRALQGDRQALLVQSLNEFLYSVLLAIRRTLGPDHETRVLETLRHTRKDLFREPS
- the miaA gene encoding tRNA (adenosine(37)-N6)-dimethylallyltransferase MiaA yields the protein MSPPDGALFPEGPLLAFVGPTATGKTRLAVEAALLLGGEIVSCDSMAVYKGFDIGTDKPSPAERRGVPHHLIDVAEPGSFYSAGSFRADALKALLDIWSRGRTAILVGGTGLYYRSLTRGLVSAPGRHGEIRERLSRRALARGPEGLHRILSRLDPDRAREVGPRDTLRIVRALEVRLLTGRPFSRWIRQDPAQKGVTPGLTVGLTAPKPFLYHRIERRVEEMMAAGLLDEVRRLREAGHLSGPASKAIGYGELASFLEGSLDLEEAVRRIKQRTRNLAKRQQAWFKKEEGIHWFDIQEEEWRDDALELIQRWREKAGAQP
- a CDS encoding RNA chaperone Hfq, with amino-acid sequence MMPSNSSRDGAKKPAPNREINIQNQILNFVRKDRSLITIFLVSGKKFVGQVLGFDRYTIHIRGRDYDQIVFKHAITNVSVPRHVMQKMTGGEGDEPMDGALPSSEGEDPIPEDDESQ